In the Paramisgurnus dabryanus chromosome 5, PD_genome_1.1, whole genome shotgun sequence genome, one interval contains:
- the ankle2 gene encoding ankyrin repeat and LEM domain-containing protein 2 — protein MDAVLSRLKGLSADELREEILKANLKCGPITATTRAIFERKLARALVEKAGVTEPDSNGSSAGTGDSGSVTPTKQPTGATLTGTDSDGDFGYGMGLNPPEEEALMERSGIACSSNVENSQSEAQTPSKTAQVSPTSFYGVCPLWEDVLARNERAHVYTDKKEALQAVKMMKGARFKAFANREAAEKFAKGICDYYPSPSKSTPCVSPIKPGLVFGKDHASCAESDTINREKANSFKSPRTQDLTAKLRKAVEKGDEITFSELVWSNPRYLIGSGDNPTVVQEGCRYNVMHVAAKENQPGIVQLLLDTMENPDFMRLMYPDDTDSMLQKRIRYIVDLYLNTPDKAGFETPLHFACKFGCPDVVNILCSHPDIDKHCRNKYDQKPSEVVCERMKEKGKSQEVKQKINEYLEDRLYIPLLRATDNSSQPVIGAPWSPEPMENLSPRLPRSPKDPVMAVRAFAGPLSPSKADEFRRAWKTPPRERADHFHNILKSDPDRGAERVGRDLAHELGHSWAEYWDFLDSFVDLSSADGLKMLEEYLSKKDFRERNYQEAGENETSNRFKTPSPGKLKKFCNSISVGAFLDEGDDISLEEIKNRQNAALTSISSVCSKDGLQGAVGGIEFHILPVSHSADLIEAAAEQDLLLSDKTLISSSKNGMCEHGPGDRTPNGDKMSPRICSGSNSCMLSPISNLMAEFERMSLHDDLDRTNRERRRSGGKRNRDAQPTELTSGLVRLSLTSDDDSVFDKNRTSLVENDGVETRNEEEGRSSASSDEYYLANERLELLNQRIAEASGGERTFCARSKSWDHGGGDLSSSGSSSSYRSLDGSQDFILRTPPRVTNKLFIEGDSPTKLDREVLLALGSTDVESLKYPSIHKWKSTVQTYTQSEMQSWQTPSLHKTHFRAPPITPGSPVSSLRSPASRFSPARHVGSPDICSPGRYSPAHSNYSPAHSNYSPVSYIQRIRLKHFGDAPI, from the exons ATGGATGCGGTCCTGAGCAGGTTGAAAGGTCTCAGTGCCGATGAGCTGCGGGAGGAGATCCTTAAAGCCAACCTGAAGTGTGGCCCCATCACTGCCACGACAAGAGCCATATTTGAGCGGAAGCTCGCCAGGGCTTTGGTGGAGAAAGCTGGAGTTACCGAACCTGACAGCAATGGTTCCTCCGCGGGAACGGGTGATTCTGGGAGCGTCACACCGACCAAACAGCCGACCGGTGCCACATTGACGGGCACAGATTCGGATGGGGATTTTGGGTACGGTATGGGTCTTAACCCACCAGAGGAGGAAGCTCTGATGGAGCGGAGTGGAATTGCGTGCTCCTCTAATGTGGAGAACTCGCAGTCTGAAGCACAGACTCCCTCAAAAACTGCACAGGTGTCACCTACCTCATTTTACGGGGTGTGTCCTTTATGGGAGGATGTCCTGGCGAGGAACG AAAGAGCCCATGTGTATACAGATAAGAAAGAGGCTTTGCAGGCTGTTAAAATGATGAAGGGGGCCCGATTTAAAGCTTTCGCCAATCGTGAGGCTGCTGAAAAGTTTGCCAAAGGCATTTGTGACTACTACCCCTCACCAAGTAAAAGCACCCCATGTGTGTCTCCCATCAAACCCGGTCTGGTGTTTGGTAAAG ACCACGCATCTTGCGCAGAGTCGGACACGATCAACAGGGAGAAAGCGAACAGTTTCAAGAGCCCTCGGACGCAAGATTTGACTGCCAAACTGAGGAAAGCTGTGGAGAAGGGAGACGAGATAACCTTTTCTGAGCTTGTCTGGAGCAACCCTCGGTACCTTATCGGGTCCGGAGACAACCCTACCGTAGTTCAG GAGGGATGCAGGTATAATGTCATGCATGTGGCCGCTAAGGAGAACCAGCCGGGCATCGTCCAGCTCCTGCTGGACACCATGGAGAACCCAGATTTTATGCGGCTCATGTACCCGGACGATACGGACAGCATGCTGCAGAAACGCATCCGATACATTGTGGACCTGTATCTCAATACTCCAGACAAAGCG GGGTTTGAGACGCCTCTCCACTTTGCGTGTAAGTTTGGCTGCCCAGATGTGGTGAATATACTCTGTTCTCATCCTGACATTGACAAACACTGCAGGAACAAATACGACCAGAAACCCTCTGAG gttgtttgtgaaagaatgaaagaaaagGGTAAAAGTCAAGAGGTCAAGCAGAAGATAAATGAATATTTAGAAG ATCGGTTATACATACCGTTATTGAGAGCCACTGATAACTCCTCCCAACCTGTCATTGGTGCTCCTTGGTCCCCTGAGCCAATGGAAAACCTGTCACCACGGTTACCGAGAAGCCCAAAGGATCCAGTTATGGCAGTAAGGGCCTTTGCTGGGCCTTTAAGTCCATCTAAA GCTGATGAGTTCAGACGGGCGTGGAAGACACCTCCCAGAGAACGAGCGGATCATTTTcacaacattttaaaatcaGACCCAGACCGTGGTGCAGAAAGAGTTGGCCG AGATCTGGCCCATGAGCTCGGTCACTCCTGGGCAGAATACTGGGATTTCCTGGATAGTTTTGTGGACTTGTCATCTGCTGACGGCCTGAAAATGCTTGAGGAGTACCTCAGTAAAAAGGACTTCAGGGAGCGCAATTACCAGGAAGCGGGAGAGAACGAAACTAGCAACAGGTTTAAAACCCCATCTCCAG GCAAACTGAAGAAGTTCTGTAACTCCATATCCGTGGGTGCGTTTCTAGACGAGGGTGATGACATCAGTCTGGAAGAGATCAAAAACAGACAGAATGCTGCTCTCACCAGCATCTCTTCAGTCTGCTCCAAAGATGGCCTGCAGGGGGCGGTAGGAGGAATAGAGTTTCACATCCTACCCGTATCGCACAGCGCCGATCTCATAGAGGCTGCGGCGGAGCAGGATCTGCTGCTCTCTGATAAAACTTTAATCTCCAGCAGTAAAAATGGCATGTGTGAGCACGGCCCCGGAGACAGGACTCCGAACGGGGACAAAATGTCCCCTCGTATCTGCAGTGGCTCCAATTCCTGTATGCTGTCACCCATCTCAAACCTAATGGCGGAGTTTGAGAGGATGTCCCTCCACGATGATCTAGACAGGACCAACCGGGAAAGGAGGAGGAGCGGGGGCAAACGCAACCGGGACGCACAACCCACAGAACTCACTTCCGGGTTGGTCCGCCTCTCGTTGACGTCCGATGATGACTCTGTGTTTGATAAAAACAGGACGTCCCTCGTGGAGAACGATGGAGTGGAGACGAGAAATGAAGAAGAGGGGAGGTCCAGTGCGAGTTCAGATGAATACTATCTAGCTAACGAAAGGCTCGAACTTCTGAACCAACGGATTGCAGAGGCATCGGGGGGAGAGCGCACTTTCTGTGCCAGATCGAAGTCATGGGATCATGGGGGGGGAGACCTCAGCTCCTCGGGGTCCTCCAGTTCTTATAGATCTTTAGATGGCTCTCAGGATTTCATACTGAGGACTCCTCCCAGAGTGACAAATAAACTTTTCATAGAAGG AGATTCACCCACTAAGCTGGACAGGGAGGTTTTGTTGGCATTAGGATCCACAGATGTTGAATCTCTGAAGTATCCCAGCATTCACAAATGGAAGAGCACAGTTCAGACATACACTCAGTCAGAAATGCAAAG CTGGCAAACTCCTTCTCTGCACAAGACTCATTTCAGGGCTCCGCCCATAACCCCTGGCTCACCAGTGAGCAGTTTGAGGTCCCCTGCAAGCCGGTTCAGCCCGGCCCGTCACGTGGGCTCACCAGACATCTGCAGCCCTGGACGCTACAGCCCGGCACACTCCAACTACAGCCCCGCCCATTCAAACTATAGCCCTGTCAGCTACATCCAACGCATCCGCCTTAAACATTTCGGTGACGCCCCTATTTAA
- the pgam5 gene encoding serine/threonine-protein phosphatase PGAM5, mitochondrial isoform X2: MSFRKALRMACGFAGGSAVLVCAAVAADTRGFFGEPYRFRQTPGAVHAAQPPSWPSVNGWDNNWDKRDPSSMVNGRRKESVGDNGSPDVENNKPKATRHIFLIRHSQYNLNGNGDKERFLTPLGREQAELTGQRLAALGLKYDVMVHSSMTRAIETANIISKYLPDVELVSCDLLREGAPIEPVPPVAHWKPEAVYHEDGARIEAAFRRYIHRADAKQKADSYEIIVCHANVIRYFVCRALQFPPEGWLRMGLNNGSITWLTIRPSGRVGLRALGDSGFMPPDKLTR; the protein is encoded by the exons atgTCGTTTCGAAAGGCGCTCCGGATGGCGTGCGGGTTCGCGGGCGGATCTGCGGTGCTTGTGTGTGCGGCGGTCGCGGCGGACACGCGCGGGTTTTTCGGGGAGCCCTACCGGTTCAGACAGACCCCCGGTGCCGTGCATGCAGCACAACCTCCGTCATGGCCCAGTGTAAACGGTTGGGATAATAACTGGGACAA acgtGATCCCTCTTCCATGGTAAATGGGAGAAGAAAAGAAAGCGTTGGTGACAATGGAAGTCCAGACGTAGAGAACAACAAACCCAAAGCCACTCGCCACATCTTCCTTATCCGACACTCTCAATACAACCTCAATGGAAATGGAGACAAAGAAAGGTTCCTCACTCCTTTAG GTCGTGAACAGGCTGAACTGACAGGACAGAGATTAGCAGCGCTGGGACTGAAATATGATGTGATGGTTCATTCCTCCATGACCAGAGCTATAGAGACGGCCAACATCATCAGCAAATACTTACCAG aTGTGGAGCTTGTAAGCTGTGACTTACTGCGAGAGGGTGCGCCTATTGAACCAGTGCCACCTGTCGCTCACTGGAAACCAGAGGCAGTG TATCACGAGGATGGGGCACGGATCGAGGCGGCCTTCCGTCGGTACATCCATCGAGCTGATGCCAAGCAGAAGGCGGACAGCTACGAGATTATCGTCTGTCATGCTAATGTCATCCGCTACTTTGTGTGCAG gGCTTTGCAGTTTCCTCCTGAGGGCTGGCTGAGGATGGGTCTGAACAATGGCAGCATCACCTGGCTCACGATTCGTCCCAGTGGTCGCGTGGGTCTCAGAGCCCTGGGAGACTCTGGCTTCATGCCTCCAGATAAACTCACCCGGTGA
- the pgam5 gene encoding serine/threonine-protein phosphatase PGAM5, mitochondrial isoform X1, translating to MSFRKALRMACGFAGGSAVLVCAAVAADTRGFFGEPYRFRQTPGAVHAAQPPSWPSVNGWDNNWDKRDPSSMVNGRRKESVGDNGSPDVENNKPKATRHIFLIRHSQYNLNGNGDKERFLTPLGREQAELTGQRLAALGLKYDVMVHSSMTRAIETANIISKYLPDVELVSCDLLREGAPIEPVPPVAHWKPEAVQYHEDGARIEAAFRRYIHRADAKQKADSYEIIVCHANVIRYFVCRALQFPPEGWLRMGLNNGSITWLTIRPSGRVGLRALGDSGFMPPDKLTR from the exons atgTCGTTTCGAAAGGCGCTCCGGATGGCGTGCGGGTTCGCGGGCGGATCTGCGGTGCTTGTGTGTGCGGCGGTCGCGGCGGACACGCGCGGGTTTTTCGGGGAGCCCTACCGGTTCAGACAGACCCCCGGTGCCGTGCATGCAGCACAACCTCCGTCATGGCCCAGTGTAAACGGTTGGGATAATAACTGGGACAA acgtGATCCCTCTTCCATGGTAAATGGGAGAAGAAAAGAAAGCGTTGGTGACAATGGAAGTCCAGACGTAGAGAACAACAAACCCAAAGCCACTCGCCACATCTTCCTTATCCGACACTCTCAATACAACCTCAATGGAAATGGAGACAAAGAAAGGTTCCTCACTCCTTTAG GTCGTGAACAGGCTGAACTGACAGGACAGAGATTAGCAGCGCTGGGACTGAAATATGATGTGATGGTTCATTCCTCCATGACCAGAGCTATAGAGACGGCCAACATCATCAGCAAATACTTACCAG aTGTGGAGCTTGTAAGCTGTGACTTACTGCGAGAGGGTGCGCCTATTGAACCAGTGCCACCTGTCGCTCACTGGAAACCAGAGGCAGTG CAGTATCACGAGGATGGGGCACGGATCGAGGCGGCCTTCCGTCGGTACATCCATCGAGCTGATGCCAAGCAGAAGGCGGACAGCTACGAGATTATCGTCTGTCATGCTAATGTCATCCGCTACTTTGTGTGCAG gGCTTTGCAGTTTCCTCCTGAGGGCTGGCTGAGGATGGGTCTGAACAATGGCAGCATCACCTGGCTCACGATTCGTCCCAGTGGTCGCGTGGGTCTCAGAGCCCTGGGAGACTCTGGCTTCATGCCTCCAGATAAACTCACCCGGTGA
- the poli gene encoding DNA polymerase iota: MDTDEENENDWDRSLESDMLETGLPDKATATSQRIILHFDLDCFYAQVEMIRNPALRNKPLGIQQKYIIVTCNYVAREQGLTKLMSVTDALEKCPQLVLVKGEDLTHYREMSYKVTELLMSYSPMVERLGFDENFVDVTEIVEKRLQETRISDVTFIGHIYKHKPSSVAVGEENCRLAIGSVIAAELRQAIFNTLGLTGCAGIANNKLLAKLVSGTFKPNQQTTLLPYSTAELMSSLTGLLKVPGIGYRTGEKLKAMGLVNVRDLQLYPLSELVKEFGEVTAKRIQNLACGIDDSPVTPTGPPQSLSDEDSFKKISTLAEVTNKIEELLTSLNERMYKDGRQPHTFRLTIRRYSATNRWFNRESRQCPIPNQTGLKITCGSSEAVPQLLSMAVKLFHKMVDTREPFHLTLLNVCFSNLQAKSSSRSSIVSFFTQKSPTKAQTASQSQVEPDVCEPAGSSHFTQEVVLQKQEKILNSMLNCTSAFPTQETQTESLQNIPDSSTSPKQSHVTSRSTQDSCMTDVSKIGVGCNLPPNVDLEVFKLLPKHIQMELVSSFQNENSPQPNYGHADPFSKQAETGNHSMSGFNQAETSDPCESTLKCSRNLTSHYSELSKTFSLPQSFTNLENGKSTESCSIPPHSDVPPNVDPCVFSQLPADVQRELLTEWRQQKPVLKIPSKQSHKTSSNRDKRSVAKGSQCNKIMKYFKPN, translated from the exons ATGGACACAGACGAGGAAAATGAAAATGACTGGGATCGCAGCTTAGAGTCCGATATGCTTGAGACAG GACTCCCTGACAAAGCGACAGCCACGTCCCAGAGAATAATCCTGCATTTTGACCTGGACTGTTTCTATGCACAAGTAGAGATGATCCGAAATCCAGCTCTTCGAAATAAACCTCTAG GTATACAGCAGAAGTATATTATTGTGACTTGTAATTATGTGGCGAGAGAGCAAGGTCTGACAAAGTTGATGTCGGTAACTGATGCTTTGGAGAAATGTCCTCAGCTTGTGCTGGTGAAAGGAGAAGATCTCACCCATTACAGAGAAATGTCCTATAAAGTCACAG AGCTGCTTATGTCATACAGCCCCATGGTGGAAAGGCTCGGCTTTGATGAAAACTTTGTGGACGTTACTGAAATAGTTGAGAAAAGACTGCAGGAGACCCGTATTTCAGATGTCACTTTTATTGGAcacatatacaaacataaac CCTCAAGTGTAGCAGTTGGTGAGGAaaactgcaggctggccatcgGCTCTGTGATAGCAGCTGAGCTCAGACAGGCCATTTTTAACACACTGGGTCTTACAGGCTGCGCTGGCATCGCAAACAACAAACTCTTGGCCAAACTGGTGTCAGGCACCTTTAAACCCAACCAGCAGACCACGCTTTTACCATACAGCACTGCTGAGCTTATGAGCAGCCTCACAGGACTGCTTAAAGTGCCCG GAATTGGGTACAGGACAGGTGAGAAGTTAAAAGCTATGGGTCTGGTTAATGTGAGGGATCTGCAGTTATACCCTTTGTCTGAACTGGTGAAGGAGTTTGGGGAAGTGACCGCTAAAAGGATTCAGAATCTTGCCTGTGGGATCGATGACTCTCCAGTCACTCCAACAGGTCCTCCACAG TCTCTCAGTGATGAGGACTCTTTCAAGAAAATTTCCACACTAGCAGAAGTAACAAATAAAATTGAGGAGCTGCTCACCAGCCTTAATGAGAG GATGTACAAAGATGGCAGACAGCCACACACATTCAGATTAACAATTCGCAGATATTCTGCCACTAATCGCTGGTTCAATCGAGAAAGCAGACAGTGTCCTATTCCCAACCAGACCGGGCTCAAGATCACATGTG GTAGCAGTGAGGCTGTGCCACAGTTACTGTCAATGGCAGTGAAACTCTTTCATAAAATGGTGGACACACGTGAGCCGTTTCACCTGACCTTGCTGAACGTGTGCTTTAGTAACCTGCAGGCCAAATCCTCCAGCAGGTCTTCGATCGTCTCTTTCTTCACACAGAAGTCTCCCACTAAAGCCCAAACAGCATCTCAGAGTCAG GTGGAACCTGATGTCTGTGAGCCTGCTGGCAGTTCTCATTTCACCCAGGAAGTGGTTTTACAAAAGCAAGAGAAAATATTGAACAGCATGTTAAATTGCACATCAGCATTCCCAACCCAAGAAACACAAACAGAGTCTCTGCAAAACATCCCTGATTCTTCCACATCTCCCAAACAATCACATGTTACCAGCCGAAGCACACAAGACTCTTGCATGACTGACGTCTCCAAAATTGGAGTGGGTTGCAATCTCCCTCCAAATGTTGACCTGGAAGTCTTCAAACTCTTACCTAAGCACATTCAGATGGAGCTTGTTTCTAGTTTTCAAAATGAAAACTCACCACAACCTAATTATGGACATGCTGATCCGTTTTCCAAACAGGCTGAGACAGGGAATCACTCCATGTCAGGTTTCAACCAAGCAGAAACATCAGATCCCTGTGAATCAACACTAAAGTGTAGCAGAAATTTAACTTCTCATTACAGTGAACTCAGCAAGACCTTTTCCTTACCTCAGTCCTTCACAAATTTAGAAAATGGAAAATCCACAGAAAGCTGTAGCATCCCTCCTCATTCAGATGTCCCTCCAAACGTGGACCCTTGTGTATTTTCCCAACTTCCTGCTGATGTTCAGAGAGAGTTACTGACAGAATGGAGACAGCAAAAACCTGTTTTAAAAATCCCTTCAAAACAGTCACACAAAACCTCAAGTAACAGAGACAAGAGGTCTGTTGCTAAAGGCAGCCAGTGTAACAAGATAATGAAATATTTCAAACCTAACTAA
- the bri3bp gene encoding BRI3-binding protein, producing the protein MKGKRLAVFFSVILASVLLTEAARNKKDSSSQNILRKAASVVYQTLSNVFGEENIKALYKFFSKTTESFVHGVDSLLDTLWKLWVDLLDVLGIDASNLTHYFSPSSVSSSPARALLLVAAFLVAYWFLSLFLSWFFYVLHPVFGRFLWLARIVLFALSCLYILQKFEGDPEKAVVPLCIIMAVYFMTGPVGAYWRKGGGSGTLEEKIDHLDTQIRLLNIRLSRVIENLESSSDQ; encoded by the exons ATGAAGGGGAAAAGGTTGGCAGTGTTTTTCAGCGTGATTCTGGCCAGTGTCCTTCTGACAGAGGCAGCGCGGAACAAGAAAGACTCCAGCAGTCAGAACATCTTGAGGAAGGCggcaagtgtggtctatcaaacCCTGAGCAATGTCTTCGGAGAGGAGAATATCAAGGCTCTGTACAAG TTCTTTTCGAAGACCACAGAGAGCTTTGTCCATGGAGTTGATTCATTATTGGACACCTTGTGGAAACTATGGGTGGATCTTCTGGATGTTCTAGGAATCGACG CTTCTAACCTCACTCACTACTTCAGCCCATCCTCCGTTTCCAGTTCACCGGCTCGTGCTCTCCTCCTGGTGGCAGCCTTTCTGGTGGCCTACTGGTTCCTGTCTTTGTTCCTCAGCTGGTTCTTTTACGTTCTCCACCCAGTGTTTGGCCGCTTCCTCTGGCTGGCACGCATTGTGCTGTTCGCTCTCTCTTGCCTCTATATTCTGCAGAAATTCGAAGGTGACCCAGAAAAGGCAGTCGTACCTCTGTGTATCATCATGGCTGTGTACTTCATGACCGGACCTGTGGGAGCATACTGGCGGAAAGGGGGCGGATCCGGAACTCTGGAGGAGAAGATCGACCACCTCGATACCCAGATCCGCCTTCTCAATATTCGCTTGAGCAGAGTGATTGAAAACCTGGAAAGCTCGAGCGACCAGTGA